Part of the Caulifigura coniformis genome, GGCCACGGTTTCGGACACACGCGCCAGGATCTCGTCCGGCGTGCCTCTCAACTCGGCGAAGTCGAGGACTTTGCCCGCCTGCTCAGGCGTCGCTCCCACCTGGCCGGTCATTTCCTCGACCACAGCCTCCCGGCCGATCTTGGGCAGCTTGTCGAGCGCCCGCAGAACACCCGTCGACTTTTCGAGAAGCCCCTGCCGCTCCAGAAGTCCGTTCAGCATCTGCCGGTGGTTGACCCGGATCGTGAAGGCCTTGAACCCGATCGCTTCCATCAGGTCGTGGATGACCATCAGGGTTTCGATATCCGATGCGTTTGCATCGGTGCCGATGGTGTCGAAATCGCACTGGACGAATTCGCGATAACGTCCCCGCTGAGTGTTCTCCCCGCGCCAGACGGGCGCAATGTGATAGCGCTTGAACGGCAGCGTGATCTCGTTCAGGTGTTCGGCGGCGAATCGGGCGAAAGGCACGGTGAGGTCGAACCGCATGGCCACGTCCCGCTTCCCCTGCTGGAAGCGGAACAGTTGCTTGTCTGATTCATCCCCCCCTTTGCCCAGCAGCACTTCCGAGTATTCCAGCGCCGGCGTGTCGATCGGACTGAAACCGTAGCTGCGGTAAACGCGCCGGGCCGTTTCCATCAGCGCTTCGCGGGCCATCATCGCGTCCGGGAGAGAGTCGCGAAAACCCTTGACGGTCTGGGTGCTGATGAGCGAATCGGCCATGAGAAACAACGATCAAACGCAGAAAACAGTGAGAGGGACACTCAATCAGGCGGCGAGGTTCCGGGACCGGCCGCCAGATGTCAAACCTGTCGACACGACACACAGCTCAGGTTCTGCCGCGGAATCCACGCGGTCGACCGTCGCGGCCGCCAATCAATGGTTGTGCCCGGCATGCGGATCCACGGCCCCGCCCGAACGATTCTTGAGCGCCATCTGCAGTTGGTGGGCCCCCCGCAGCGCGATGACGTTCCCCGGATAGAGCTGGTTGTCGTCCGCAACAACCACCGTGTCCCGGTCGCGGTACTCAACCGTGACACGAACGCGATCGAATTTCCGGCCATTCTGCCGGAACACGAACGAATCGAGACCGTCACGCGCGATCGCGTCGGCCGGCAACACAAACCTGTCCTTCCATTCCACGACGGGAATCCGGAGCTGCAGCCGCTGCCCCGGCCGGTAGCGCCAGTCGATGAAACTCTGCCCGTCAGGGCTCTTTTCCGACCGCTCCACGACGTTCGGCAGCCGTACATAAATCGGCAGCGTCCGGGCATCCGCATCGACGACGCTTCCCGTGTAGGCAAACGCAAGGTCTTCAATCACCACGGTTCTGCCCCCCGGCGCCGTGATCGCCGCCGAGGCCTTCCAGCCTTTGCGGACCGCTTCCGTCATCCATGCGGCGTCCTGCTCGAACGCCTGCCCTTCAATGAACAACTCGGAGTTGTCGGTGAGGACGGCCAGCGTCTGGCCTGCAGCAACAGTCTCACCTTTATGAATCAGCACTTCCTGAAGAATCAACGGTCGAGATTCCTCGTCCCCCTCAGCCGAGTCCTCCTTGCCCGAGGCCGTGTGAAACGCCGCCGGATCGACCGAAGAATCGGCCAGCTTCAGTTCTTCGTCCGAATGGTCGTCGTGTGACGGCGCGACGATCAGCAGTTCCTTGAGCAGTTTGCGGTTGGCGACGATCTCTTCGATCTGCCGGTCCGACAGGCCGACCAGCCTGAGCCCTTCCCGCAGCGCATCCACCTGCGATTGAAGCTTCTCCTGCGCGTACTGCCGCTCCAGCAGGTTCCGTGACGCGACCGCCCCGGTGTCGACGGCCTTCGACAACCGGGCGATTTCCCGGGTTTCGACGTCCAGCTCCCCCAGCAGCCGGAGAAGATTCATCTGCGAATTGACCATCGCCTCCGCCGTGATCCTGAGCTGAAACAGCACGGCCCCCGGCTGAACCGCTTCCCCCTGCACCGCGTGGACGTGCGTGATCACGCCGGCGATCGGAGTGGAGGCTTCCAGCCGCGTGCGTCCCGGCCGGCCCACGATGATCGCCGGCACGGTGATCGACTGACGGTACGTCGAGAGCACAGCCGGCTTGAGCGTCGAGTCATCCAGTCCCAGGCTCTTCATGGCCTGCGGCGAAATCTCGATCGAGTTCTCACTTCCGTGGGAATGGTCATGCCCGTCGTCGTGCGGGTGGTCCTCCTCGCCGGGAGACGAACCGTTCGCAATGACCTCATGGACCATCCTTTGAACCGATGGCCACCAGAGTTTGAAGGTCGTTCCTCCCACGGCCGCCGCAGCGATCAGCAGCGTGAACAGGGAGTATCGGGCGATCCGGGGATTGTCGGGGGACATGAGCACAGCATGATGGAGATCAGGCCCCCGGAAACTCGCAGTCGGGCTGCGGAGAGCGATCGGGGTTCCGGCATCATTCAAGTCCCTCATCCGTCGGTCAAGATCGACCCGCGCCGCCTCCCCCGGAGCAATCGACTTCGACATTCGGCCCACACTCCCGATAATCGGGGCCCGCAATTCCCGATGCCCGAAGTGTCCATCTCCCCCACCACTCCCGATCCCGCCCATCTGGCGGACCGACTCAAGGCCGAAGCCCGGCGACTGGGGTTCGACCTCGTCGGCATTGCCCCGGCCGCCGCCCCGACCACGACCCCCGAGTTCCGGGAATGGCTCAGCGCGGGCTTCGCCGGAGAGATGCACTACCTCGAACGGCGGCGCGAGGCGTACGACCACCCCGCCTCGATGCTGACCGAAGTTCGCACCGTCATCATGCTGGGCGTCAACTACTACAGCGGAGACGAACCCGAACCGCAGCCCGGCGACGGCCGCGTGGCCCGCTATGCCCGCATCCCGGCCGATTATCACGATGTGCTGCGTGCCCGCCTCAAAGAGCTGGCCGCCTTGCTCCACAACGCCCATCCCAGATGCCGCACGCGCGGAGTCGTCGACACCGCTCCGCTGCTCGAACGCGACTTCGCCCGTCGGGCCGGCCTCGGCTGGTTCGGCAAGAACACCATGCTGCTCAACAAACGTTTGGGAAGCTGGTTCTTTCTCGCAGCGCTCCTCACCGACGTCGAACTGCCGGCCGATGCCCCGCACGATGCGGCCCATTGCGGAACGTGCACGCGCTGCCTCGAGGCCTGCCCGACCGACGCCTTCATCGCCCCCTATGTGCTCGATGCCCGGCGCTGTATCAGCTACCTCACGATCGAACTCGGCGCTCGCCCGATCGAGGAATCCCTGCTTTCCGGAATGCAGGACTGGGCATTCGGCTGCGACATCTGCCAGGAAGTCTGTCCGTGGAACCGGAAGGCTCCTCTCGCTGAAGACCAGGCCTTTCGCGCCGGTCCCGAGAACAGCTCACTGAGGCTCGCCCCGCTGCTGGAGATGGACGAATCACGGTTCCAGCAGCAGTTCGGACAGACGCCTCTCGCTCGCCCGGGACTGGAAGCCCTGACGCGCAGCGCCTGCCTGGCCGTCGGTAACGCCGGAACCCTCGAAGACCTCCCGACCCTCGCGGCAGCGAAGGCTTCAGCGTCACCACTGATCCGCGACGCCGCTGGATGGGCTGAGGCCCGATTGCGAGATCGCGCGGGATCGAGGGGCGAATTTGCGGAAAACAACGAATGTGCCGATCTGGCCGTGAAGTCGGACGCGATGCACGCTGGGGAGTCGAACGCCCGCGGACATTCGGGTTCCCGCTAAGTTCGCTCTGAAGCGACCCGAAACCCTCGCCGCCGCGCCAACCAGCATGCACACTTAGAGAGTCTCCCCTGAAGATCGCTTCCCTGGCCGTCTCGATTTGATTCGAGACGAGAACTGCCTGTGCCCAGCAATCACGAACGCGTCGCCACTGCTCTCGATCTGCTGACCGCCGGCATGGCCGACTTCGCGGAGACGAAGCTCCGCGAAGTGTATAAGGAGAACTGGGTCAACTCCGTCTCCGGAAGTTTCCGTGATGACCGGAACCGCCTCTCCGCCGACGGCCTCAGCATCCGCTGGGATGCCCACGCCCTGCTGACCGTCATGTGGGATCAGTGGAACGCCGTCTTCCGGACTTCGCTCGGCCACGCCGAACGCAGCCTCGTCAGCGAACTGCGCGAGTACCGGAACCGCTGGGCCCACCAGAAAGAATTCGACTTCGACGACACCTACCGCATTCTCGACAGCGTCCGCCGACTGCTCCAGGCCGCCGAGTCCCGGAAACTGCCGGAACTGGAGTACCAGAAGCGCGATCTGCTCGAGGCCTATGTCGCCGAGGAAGTGAACACCCAGATCCAGCAGTCGATGTTCAACCGCAACCGGCCGTGGGTCATTGCGTTCTACACCTTCTGCTTCGGCGTCACCTTCTACAACCTGGTCGCGAAACGCGACATGACCGAGCCGTCCCGATACTTCTTCATCTCGACGCTGCTCCTCGCGTTCATCTACCTGATCTATCGCCAGTACAGGATGGACCCGCCGATCCTGTTCGGCCCGCACGAATGCCAGCGCTGCCGGAAGATCATCTATCGCAAGGAATGCCCTTACTGCGAGTCGTAGGCCCGGCCGTCAGAAACGCGGATCCTTGACCGGTCGCCGGTCGCTCTCCACGCTGGGCCGCATGTCGACCCTCCGCACCTACGCACAGCTCTGCCGCCTCCCCGCCGTCTTCACCGCGATGGCGGACGTCTTCATGGGCTATTTCGTTCTGCGCGGGGTCCGGCATCTGTCCGATCCTTCCATCCAGGGCCCCCAGACCCTGGCGGCCCTGGTCGTCGCCTCCAGTGCTCTGTATCTCGCGGGGATGGTGCTGAATGACGTGTTCGATCGCGAGATCGATGCCCGTGAACGCCCGCAGCGCCCGATCCCTTCCGGCCGCGTCAGCCTGCGGAACGCCATCCGCCTTGCCGTGTTGTTGATCGTGACAGGCCTCATCGCCAGCCAGCTTGCCGGCTATAAGTCCCTGCTGGTCGCGCTGCTGCTGCTCGTGAACATCGTGCTGTACGATGGCTGGGGAAAGCACACCCCGCTGGGGCCGCTGCTGATGGGGGGCTGCCGATTCCTGAACGTCATTCTGGGCGGCAGTTCGGGGGCCGGAGACGTGTCCCAGCTCTTCACCTCGCACGGGTCGCTCGTGGCTACGGGCCTCGCGATCTATGTCGCCGGCGTCACCATCTTCGCGAAGAAGGAAGCGGAAACGAGCGGACGCGGCGGACTGATCTTCGGCCAGGTCGTCCTGAATCTCGGGTTGCTGACCACCGCCGTCTGGATTGCGCCACACATGGACTCGACCCGCGCGCTCGCAACGCTGGGAGTCATCGCCGTCGTCATCAATCGCCGCGCGCTCCAGGCAGTCGCGGATCTGCGACCGGCCAGGGTGCAGGCCGCAGTCCGCATCATGCTCCTGTCGATCATCACCATCGATGCCACGGTGATCTACACCGCGACAGGAGACACGGGGACCGCCCTCGCCGTCGTGGCACTGCTGTTTCCGTCGCTCCTGCTGGGCAAGTGGATGACGATGACGTAAGGAAGAAGCCCGGCTTCTCGCTGTGCTAACATATCCCCATGGATTTCCTCCGTCTCGGCCCCCGCATCACCCTTGTCCCCGTGCTTCATGGCAGCGGCGATTTCGCCGTCGCCGTGCGGCGGCTGATGTTGATGGAGCGGTTCGACTGCCTGGCGGTGCCGCTCCCTCCCTCGTTCCAGCACGACGTCGAACGCGCGATCGACGTCCTCCCCGCGGTCTCCGCCGTGATTCAACGCGAGTCCCCCCGCTTTGAAGCGACCGACTGGTCCCCGGAAGAAGACGACTCGGATGAGCCCGACGAGTCGAAGGCCTGCAGCTATGTCCCGATCGATCCCTGCCAGCCGGTGATCGCGGCGCTGCGGGTGGCCTTGCAGGAGAACATTGCGCGGGCCTTCATCGATCGTGAGTCGGAAGAATACCTCCCGGCAGCACTCAACCTTCCCGATGCCTACGCCCTGAAGAAGACGACGCTCGACCGGTTCGCCGCCGCCGTTCTTCCCAGCCTGCCGCGGCCCCCTGAGGGGGCCTGGAACGACCGCATCCTGCACATGGCAGCCCGGCTGAGGGAACTGGAACTGCGTCACAAGTCGATTCTCTGCCTGTGTGCCGTCAGCGACTGGCCCTGGATCCGCGAAGCGTTCACCGAAAAGTCGCCCCCTCCCGAATCGGCCGCCGAGGTCGAGGAGACCGAACTGTGCGGCGTCGACCCCGCCTCGATGCTCTTCTTTCTCGGAGAACTCCCGCACATCACGGGCCTCTATGAACGGGCCCGCGCCGACCTCGACGACGATGAAAACCTCTCGCTCGATGGAGTCAAGAACCTCCTGCTGGTCGCCCGAGACCGTTACCGGGCCGATCTCAAGCAGCGGGCCCGCAGCATCACGCCGCATCTGCTGGCGACCATGCTCAAGTACATCCGCAACCTCTCGCTCATCGAACGCCGGCTCACTCCCGATCTGTACACGCTGATCGTGGCGGGAAGGCAGATGGCGGGAGACCAGTACGCGATCCATGTCGCCGAAACCGCACGCGACTATCCCTACCCCGCACAGGCCGCGTGGCCCGAAGTGCGGTTTGGCATCGGCAAGGTCCGCATGCCGGACGGCGACACCTTGATGGCCAAATCCCGGCTGCCAGGTCAGCCGGTGGTCTGGCGGACCCTCGAGCTCAACCGCCGGCCGCCGAAGATCGACCAGATGCGCTGGGCCATGCAATGGAACCCCTTCAGTCAGTGCAGCTGGCCCCCCGAGGATACGACGATCGAGCGGTTCCGGACGGCCGTGAAAGATCAGGCCCTGAGCCTGCTGGGACAGGATCTCGCTCGCACCGAGAAGTTCAGCACCAGCCTGCTTGATGGTCTCGACATCCGTGAGACGCTCCGCAACTGGCACACGGGCGATCTCTACGTCAAAGTCCTCCCGCCGACGCGCGGCAGCCTCGACTGCGTCCTGATGATCTTCGACTCACCGGCCGACCCGCGCGAGTATCCGTGGCGCATCACCTGGCATGCCGAGCACCAGGACGAGTCGACCCTCACGTTTTTCGCGACCCACTTCGCGAAGGACATTGTCGGCCCTGGTATCGCCGCCGCCACCTACGGCGGCGCCATGTTCCTGTTTCCGCCGCGGGCGATCCCCGATGTCTGGCGTGACAAGCGGTTCGACTTCGCCGACACGCTCGAAGAACGCCTGCTGGCCGCGGCCTGCTTTCATTCGCATGAACGACACATCGCGCTCCTTTCGCCCTCCCCGCCGGGGCCGGGCTGGCGGCGACTCGCAAAAAAATACGGCAAGCGACTGATCCACGTGCCGCTGTCGAAGTTCAGCCAGGAAACGATTCAGCGGCTGCGGACGTTCCACGTCCTGAACGGCCGTCAGGTCCGCAGCTATGCCGAGCACTTTATCCGCAAGGCGTAGAGCAACGTGCCGCTACGCCTCAGGCGGAGTCTGCGCGCCGGCATGTCGGCGAAGCGACTTGCGGACGAGCTTCGCAAAGTCCCGATCGAGCTTCACCAGCTGAACCCGACGGACGTCGAGCGTCCGGAACTTCCCGTCGATCCGCGAGACGAGCACGAACGGCAGGCAGACCGCCTTGATCCGCAGCGGCCGGCCGGAGCCCCGGCCGGTGATCTGCAGTCGCACCGGCTCATCGGGCCGGACGCCGGAAACCTCTCCCGGCCACAGCCATGTTGGACACTCCAGGATTTCCGTCAGGACGGCGATGTCCTGCCCCGGCCGCAGATCTTCCGGCGCCAGTCGCGCGGCGACGGTCGTAACGGTCTTCAGAATGGAGTCCGAGCCCTTCATGCCCGCGGCAGACACCTGTTTCGCGGTCCCGGTTCACTTCCGTCATTCCCGAGTCGACCGGCAATTCAATTCATCTCCCGTCCCCCTCGCCCGCGTATTACGATCAACGAACCGCAATATGCCCGTCTCAGGAGCGTCGGATGCGACTGCCGACCGTCGTAGCGCCGCTGGCTGTCGTCGCCGCCGTCCTCGGAGTGACCGGGTACGCCGTCCAGCCCCCCCTGCCCGACCGTCCACTCGTTTCAGCCGACACGGGTGGAACCGCTTCGACCATCGAACGCCTGGAGGGCCTGCTTGCGAAATCCTGGTCTGCTCATGGGCTCACAGCGGCGGCCCCGGCCGATGACCTGACCGTCCTCCGCCGGCTCACTCTCGCGCTGGCGGGAACCGTCCCCTCCCTGGAAGAGATCCGGCGATTCGAGAACGACACGCGCCCGGATCGCCTGTCCCACTGGACGGCTCAACTGCTCAACGACGTCCGCTTCGCCGACTACTTTTCCGAGCGACTCGCCCGCGCTTTTGTGGGAGTCGACGGCGGACAGTTCATCGTCTTCCGCCGCGATCGCTTCACCGCCTGGCTCAGCGAACAACTGAAGAAGCGGCGGCCCTATGACGAAATGGTTCGCGACATGATCGCAACCGACGGCGTGTGGACCGACAAACCCGCCGTCAATTTCATCTCCGCCGCCTACGCCAACGACGCGTTCGATGAGAACAAGCTGGCTGGCCGCGCGGTTCGCGCCTTCCTCGGCCAGCGGATCGACTGTGCCCAATGCCACGATCATCCGTTCGCCCACTGGAAGCAGTCCGAGTTTGAAGGCCTCGCCGCCTGCTTCGGAAAGACGCGAATGTCGATCGTCGGTGTCGATGATGGACGGAAGACCCCATTCGAGATCGAGGATCGCAAAACCCTCGAGAAGCGCGTCATCGAGCCCGCCGTTCCTTTCGGAGCCGAATGGCTGCCGGCCGATGGCTCCCCCCGAAAGCGCCTCGCCGCCTGGGTGACCCATCCCGACAACCGCCGCTTCGACCGCGCGATCGTCAATCGGGTCTGGGGGCTGATGTTCGGCCGGCCGTTGATCGCCGACCGCCCCGTCGATGATCTTCCCGATCCGGACGATCCGGCCTTCAACGAACAGAACGCCGTGCTCGATGTGCTGGCCGACGATTTCCGGCGGCACGGTCGCGACCTGCGCCGCCTGGTCGCTGTGGTCGCCGGCAGCAGTGCCTTCCGAGTCGATTCGCGAGTCCCAGAGAATGCGTCCGGGTCTACAGCCGGCGGCTGTCACTGGGAGGTCTTCCCGCTGGTTCGTCTGCGGCCGGAACAGGTGGTCGGCAGCATGTTGCAGGCCGCGAGCATTCGGACGATCGACCGCAACTCCCATCTCTTCACGCGAGCGCTCCGCTTCTTCCGCGAGCGGGATTTCGTCGAAGATTTCGGCGACCCCGGCGAAAACGAATTGGGAGAACGAGTCGGCACCGTCCCCCAGGCGCTCCTCCGCATGAACGGCGAACTTCAGAAGGACCTGACCGAACCCAATCCCTTCAATGCCACGACCCGCATCGCCAACAGCGCACCCGACCCGGCCTCATGCGTCGAGGTGGCTTACCTCATCTGCCTCACGCGACGGCCAACGACCGAGGAAAGTGAGTTCTTCACGAATCGCATCTCCGAGGCGTCCAGCAAAAAACGCGACGAGGCCGTCGCCGACCTGATCTGGACGTTGTTCAACAGCACCGAGTTTTCCTGGAACCATTGAACGGTCCCCGCAAGCCCCTCCCGCGACCGGGCTGACACTGGCCCTGCCAGTGCGAACCACTGAACACGGTCCAACATCCATGCACGATCCCTCCGCTCTCATGGTCTCGCGTCGTAGCTTCCTTGGTCGAGCCGCCGCGCTCGGCCTCAGTTTCTCGCTCCCCGCGCTCACCGCCCGCGCGGTGGAACGGCGTGGCAGCGAGCGCCCGATGTCGCTGATCACCCTCTGGATGCAGGGAGGGCCAAGCCAGCTCGAAACCTGGGATCCGCATCCCGGGACTCCCATCGGCGGCCCGACGACCGCCATCGACACCACCGTTCCCGGCCTGCGGATCGCCAGCACGTTCCCGAAAATGGCCGAGATGATGCACCACACGAGCGTGATCCGCTCGCTCGTCTCGAAAGAAGGAGACCACGAACGCGGCTCCTACCACGTCCTCACCGGCTATCGGCCCGATCCCACCGTCGTTCACCCGTCCGTCGGCGCCGTGCTCTCCCACGAGCTTCCCGCAACAGGCGTCGAGATTCCGCTGCACATCTCGCTCGCCGGCGGAGCAGGCTTCACGCTGCCGCGCGGCGGTTACCTCGGTGATGAATACGACGCGTTCCGCATCTACGAACCGGGCCGCGGCCTGATCAACATGCGATCGCGGGTCGGCGACAGTCGGACCGACCGGCGACGCGATGGCCTCGCCGTCGTCGAACGCGCGTTTCAGGCCGGGCGAACCAGGCCTGCCTCGGAAACCCTGCACCGGCAGATGCTCGACAAGGCGGTCGCCATGATGTCGTCAGAGCAGCTGACCGCGTTCGACATCGACAAGGAGCCGGCCGCAGTCGCCGCCGCCTACGGCGACACCCGATTCGGGCGCGGATGCCTCGTCGCCCGCAGACTCGTCGAGACCGGCGTCCGCTCGGTGCAGGTCGTTCTCGATGGATTCGACACTCACACCGACAACTTTGAAGGCTGCAAGACCCAGGCGGCCATCCTCGATCCCGCCCTGGCAACGCTGCTCAACGATCTCGCCCAGCGCGATCTGCTCGCCTCGACAATCGTTCTGTGCATCGGCGAGTTCGGGCGCACGCCCCGCATCAACCCGCTCGATGGCCGTGACCATTGGCCCGGCGGCTTCAGCTGCGTCATCGCCGGCGGCGGCCTGAAGACAGGCGTCGTCGTCGGCGCGACGGACCCCGAAGGACTCCGCCGCGAACCGGAACGCCCCGTCCCCATCGCCGACCTCTACACCACCCTCTTCCAGGCGATGTCGGTCGACCCCTCCAGGGAAATCAACACTCCCATCGGCCGGCCCATGAAGTTGAGCGAGGGCCAGGCCATCGGCGAACTCAACGGCTGAGCCTTCGCGGCTCAGTCGTTCATCACTTCCTTTTCCTTCGAGCTCGCCAGGTCGTTGACGAGGCCTTCGTATTTCTTCGTCAGCTCCTGCACCTGCTCCTTCGTCGCCTTGCAGAGGTCTTCCGTCATCGTCTTCTCTTTTTCCGCCGTCTCCGCGTGCTTGTTGCCGTCACGACGGATATTGCGGATCGCGACACGGGCGTCTTCCGCCAGCTTGCCCACGCGGGTCACGAATTCCCGGCGACGTTCGGTCGACAGCGGCGGAACGTTCAGGCGAATCAACCGGCCGTCCGAATTCGGGGCCAGCCCGGCGTCGCTCGATTGAATCGCCTTCACGATTTCACTCAGGCTCGAAGCGTCGAACGGCTTGATGACGATCTGCTGCGGTTCCGGGCAGCTGATCACGGCCATCTGCTTCAGCGGCGTGGGAGACCCGTAGTAGTTGACGCGGATCGAATCGACGAGGCCCGGAGTGGCGCGGCCCGTCCGCAACCCGGTCAGCGCGTTCTTGAAGACTGC contains:
- a CDS encoding efflux RND transporter periplasmic adaptor subunit, translated to MSPDNPRIARYSLFTLLIAAAAVGGTTFKLWWPSVQRMVHEVIANGSSPGEEDHPHDDGHDHSHGSENSIEISPQAMKSLGLDDSTLKPAVLSTYRQSITVPAIIVGRPGRTRLEASTPIAGVITHVHAVQGEAVQPGAVLFQLRITAEAMVNSQMNLLRLLGELDVETREIARLSKAVDTGAVASRNLLERQYAQEKLQSQVDALREGLRLVGLSDRQIEEIVANRKLLKELLIVAPSHDDHSDEELKLADSSVDPAAFHTASGKEDSAEGDEESRPLILQEVLIHKGETVAAGQTLAVLTDNSELFIEGQAFEQDAAWMTEAVRKGWKASAAITAPGGRTVVIEDLAFAYTGSVVDADARTLPIYVRLPNVVERSEKSPDGQSFIDWRYRPGQRLQLRIPVVEWKDRFVLPADAIARDGLDSFVFRQNGRKFDRVRVTVEYRDRDTVVVADDNQLYPGNVIALRGAHQLQMALKNRSGGAVDPHAGHNH
- a CDS encoding UbiA family prenyltransferase yields the protein MSTLRTYAQLCRLPAVFTAMADVFMGYFVLRGVRHLSDPSIQGPQTLAALVVASSALYLAGMVLNDVFDREIDARERPQRPIPSGRVSLRNAIRLAVLLIVTGLIASQLAGYKSLLVALLLLVNIVLYDGWGKHTPLGPLLMGGCRFLNVILGGSSGAGDVSQLFTSHGSLVATGLAIYVAGVTIFAKKEAETSGRGGLIFGQVVLNLGLLTTAVWIAPHMDSTRALATLGVIAVVINRRALQAVADLRPARVQAAVRIMLLSIITIDATVIYTATGDTGTALAVVALLFPSLLLGKWMTMT
- a CDS encoding Swt1 family HEPN domain-containing protein gives rise to the protein MPSNHERVATALDLLTAGMADFAETKLREVYKENWVNSVSGSFRDDRNRLSADGLSIRWDAHALLTVMWDQWNAVFRTSLGHAERSLVSELREYRNRWAHQKEFDFDDTYRILDSVRRLLQAAESRKLPELEYQKRDLLEAYVAEEVNTQIQQSMFNRNRPWVIAFYTFCFGVTFYNLVAKRDMTEPSRYFFISTLLLAFIYLIYRQYRMDPPILFGPHECQRCRKIIYRKECPYCES
- the queG gene encoding tRNA epoxyqueuosine(34) reductase QueG codes for the protein MPEVSISPTTPDPAHLADRLKAEARRLGFDLVGIAPAAAPTTTPEFREWLSAGFAGEMHYLERRREAYDHPASMLTEVRTVIMLGVNYYSGDEPEPQPGDGRVARYARIPADYHDVLRARLKELAALLHNAHPRCRTRGVVDTAPLLERDFARRAGLGWFGKNTMLLNKRLGSWFFLAALLTDVELPADAPHDAAHCGTCTRCLEACPTDAFIAPYVLDARRCISYLTIELGARPIEESLLSGMQDWAFGCDICQEVCPWNRKAPLAEDQAFRAGPENSSLRLAPLLEMDESRFQQQFGQTPLARPGLEALTRSACLAVGNAGTLEDLPTLAAAKASASPLIRDAAGWAEARLRDRAGSRGEFAENNECADLAVKSDAMHAGESNARGHSGSR
- a CDS encoding DUF1549 domain-containing protein yields the protein MRLPTVVAPLAVVAAVLGVTGYAVQPPLPDRPLVSADTGGTASTIERLEGLLAKSWSAHGLTAAAPADDLTVLRRLTLALAGTVPSLEEIRRFENDTRPDRLSHWTAQLLNDVRFADYFSERLARAFVGVDGGQFIVFRRDRFTAWLSEQLKKRRPYDEMVRDMIATDGVWTDKPAVNFISAAYANDAFDENKLAGRAVRAFLGQRIDCAQCHDHPFAHWKQSEFEGLAACFGKTRMSIVGVDDGRKTPFEIEDRKTLEKRVIEPAVPFGAEWLPADGSPRKRLAAWVTHPDNRRFDRAIVNRVWGLMFGRPLIADRPVDDLPDPDDPAFNEQNAVLDVLADDFRRHGRDLRRLVAVVAGSSAFRVDSRVPENASGSTAGGCHWEVFPLVRLRPEQVVGSMLQAASIRTIDRNSHLFTRALRFFRERDFVEDFGDPGENELGERVGTVPQALLRMNGELQKDLTEPNPFNATTRIANSAPDPASCVEVAYLICLTRRPTTEESEFFTNRISEASSKKRDEAVADLIWTLFNSTEFSWNH
- the frr gene encoding ribosome recycling factor, which produces MDQDEILLDTEDRMEKAAAVFKNALTGLRTGRATPGLVDSIRVNYYGSPTPLKQMAVISCPEPQQIVIKPFDASSLSEIVKAIQSSDAGLAPNSDGRLIRLNVPPLSTERRREFVTRVGKLAEDARVAIRNIRRDGNKHAETAEKEKTMTEDLCKATKEQVQELTKKYEGLVNDLASSKEKEVMND
- a CDS encoding DUF1501 domain-containing protein — protein: MVSRRSFLGRAAALGLSFSLPALTARAVERRGSERPMSLITLWMQGGPSQLETWDPHPGTPIGGPTTAIDTTVPGLRIASTFPKMAEMMHHTSVIRSLVSKEGDHERGSYHVLTGYRPDPTVVHPSVGAVLSHELPATGVEIPLHISLAGGAGFTLPRGGYLGDEYDAFRIYEPGRGLINMRSRVGDSRTDRRRDGLAVVERAFQAGRTRPASETLHRQMLDKAVAMMSSEQLTAFDIDKEPAAVAAAYGDTRFGRGCLVARRLVETGVRSVQVVLDGFDTHTDNFEGCKTQAAILDPALATLLNDLAQRDLLASTIVLCIGEFGRTPRINPLDGRDHWPGGFSCVIAGGGLKTGVVVGATDPEGLRREPERPVPIADLYTTLFQAMSVDPSREINTPIGRPMKLSEGQAIGELNG
- the hisS gene encoding histidine--tRNA ligase, which codes for MADSLISTQTVKGFRDSLPDAMMAREALMETARRVYRSYGFSPIDTPALEYSEVLLGKGGDESDKQLFRFQQGKRDVAMRFDLTVPFARFAAEHLNEITLPFKRYHIAPVWRGENTQRGRYREFVQCDFDTIGTDANASDIETLMVIHDLMEAIGFKAFTIRVNHRQMLNGLLERQGLLEKSTGVLRALDKLPKIGREAVVEEMTGQVGATPEQAGKVLDFAELRGTPDEILARVSETVAGSERGETGVARLRELFDVCRRSGLPAERIRLDVSIARGLDYYTGTIYETFLNEDEKIGSVCSGGRYDNLAALFTKQPLPGVGASLGLDRLLAAMENMGLVKSAATPAQVLVVCFDESRLGDYMATARALRQAGVPTEVYPQAKGLKKQLQYADKKGFTLAVIAGENEFNAGVWQVKNLKAQQQETVAAAELVDRVRAILG